GGCGACCCCTTTGCCGGCTGGCGCGAAGGTGTTCCCGACTGCCGCTCTGGCGGCGGAGTTTTTGGCAAACACGTCGGGGAAAATATTCCTGACCGTGGGCAGCAAGGAGCTCGAGCCGTTCGCCGCGTTGCGCGGCGCCGGCGAGCGGCTGACCGTCAGAATCCTGCCGGCGCTCGCGTCGCTTGAAAAGTGCTTCGCCCTCGGGCTGGGGCCGGCGAACGTCATCGCCATGACCGGGCCGTTCTCTCAGGCGACCAACGAGCTTCAGCTCAAAGAAAGCGGCGCCGCGTGGCTGGTGACAAAAGACGGCGGCGCGGCGGGCGGCGCGCCTGAGAAGTTCGCAGCCGCCGAGGCGCTGGGTGTGGGGCTCGTCGTGATCTCTCGCCCCCTTGAGGGGGACGAGGCGGTTGACGCCGGACGAATTGTCCAGTCGCTGAAAAATATCACCGGCGGCGAGCTTACCGCCCCGGCGCGGGAGGACGTGCCGGAGCAGAAGGCGCTCGTGCCGCTGTTTTTTGACCTGAACGATGGCTTTGTCCTCTTGGCCGGCGGCGGCCCGGTGGCGGCTCGGCGGGCCAGAGCGCTGCTCTCCTGTGGCGTTCGGGTTCTCATGGTCGCGCCGGAGCTGTGCGCCGCGTCAAAGCAGCTTTCCGGCCGCGACGGCTTTACCTGGTGCGCGCGCCAGTGGCAGGAAAGCGACTGTCACGGCGCGACGGTTGTGCTGGCGGCGACCGACGACCCGTCGATCAACGGGCGAATCGTCCAGACGGCCCGGCGGCTCGGCATACCGGTCAACCGGGCGGACAGCCGGCAGGGGAACGACTTCGTCTTTCCCGCGGTCGTCAGGCTCGGCAGCGACGTAGCGGCCCTTTCGACCAGTAGCCTGTCGCCGGCCCGCACGGCCAAGCTGGCGGCTCGCCTTCGAGCCGCATGGCCTCAGATGTGCCGGGACGTGCCGCTCGGCCGGCCTCTTCGGCTGGCCAGCCGGGAAAGCGAGCTGGCCATGGCTCAGAGCCGGCTCGTGGCCGAACGCCTGCACGAGGCGACCGGGTTTGACGTGGAGATTATCCCGTTCCGAACCAGAGGCGACGCGGTGGCCGACCGGCGGCTTGAGTCGGCTGGCGGCAAGGGCCTTTTTGTCAAGGAGCTGGAGCGGGCTATTTTGTCAGGGCAGGCGGACTTGGCCGTCCACAGCCTGAAGGACATGCCGTCGTCCTGCCCGGACGGGCTGGCGTTTGCCGCCCTAATGGACCGGCAGACCGCGTTCGACTGTCTGGTGCTTCGGCCCGGCCTGACTGGCCGTCCCGTCAGAATCGGCACGTCCAGCGCCCGGCGGATCGCCCAAGGGCGGGCGCTCTTTTCGGACGCCCAGTTCGTCCCATTGAGGGGCAACCTGCGGACCCGGCTGTCCAAACTGGACGGCGGTGAGTTTGACGCGCTGATACTGGCCGAAGCCGGTCTCAGGCGGCTGGGCCTCCAAGAGCGGGTGAGCCGGGTCTTTTCGCCCGATCAAATGATCCCGTCGGCCGGACAGGGGACGCTGGCCGTTCAGTGTCCCTTCGACGGTCCTGTGTTTGACCTAGTCTCCCAGCTCGACGAGCCGGCCGTGAGAACTTGCTGCTTGGCCGAGCGGGCCTTCATCGACCGACTGAACGGTGGCTGCACCGCGCCGCATGGCGCGTACGCGCGAGTGGACGGAGAAACGATCGAGATGATCGGCCTGTACGTGCGGCCTGACGGGAAGACGCTTTCAGGGAAAATTTCCGGCCCGGCCGCCGACGGCCCCTCTTTGGCGGCCGAGCTGGCCGACCGGCTCAAACGCCGGGGAGACGGACTGTGACCGGCGCCGTGTGGCTTGTGGGCGCCGGCCCCGGGGATCCGGGGCTGCTGACCCGCCGCGGCGCCGACCTGCTGTCCCGGGCCGACGCGGTCGTCTTCGACCGGCTCGTCTCGCCTGAGATCCTCGAGCTCGCCCGTCCGGACGCGGAGTTGATCGACGTGGGAAAGAGCAGCGGCAGCCACCCGGTGCCGCAGGAAGAGATCAACGGCATTCTGGTTCGTCTGGCTCAAGAGGGAAAGGCCGTCGTCCGGCTCAAAGGCGGCGATCCCTACCTGTTCGGCCGGGGCGGCGAAGAGTTCAGTCACCTGACGTCCTGCGGCGTGCCTGTGGGCGTCGTGCCGGGAATAACGTCCGCGTTCGGCGCGGCCGCCTGCGGGGGAATCCCGGTGACGCACCGGGACTTCGCCTCGTCTGTGACGGTGATTACCTGCCACGCCAAGCGGGGAAGCAGCTGGAAGCCAGACTGGAAGGCCTTGGCGGCGGTCGGCGGCACGCTCGTGTTCCTCATGGGGACGAGCGCGTTGGAAGAAATCGCCGAGGGTCTGATCGGCGCGGGGTTGGACGAATCGACCCCGGCGGCGGTCGTGGAGCGCGGCGGCATGAAAGGGGAGCGGACGGTTCGAGGGACGCTTGGCTCAATTGCCGGTCTGGCCCGGTCCGCCGGCGTCGCCTCGCCGGCTCTTGCCGTCGTCGGCGGCGTCGCGTCGCTGAACTTAGATTTTTCAGACATGCTGCCCTTGAAGGACCTGACCGTCGTCGTGACCCGCGGCGCCTCCGACGCGCCGCGCTTTGCCGGAACTTTAGCCCGCTGGGGCGCTCGGGTTCTCGTCCGGCCGTCCATCGACCCGCGGGCTGATTTCTCGTCTCCTGCCTTATCGGACTTCAGGCCGGGACAGCACGAGTGGCTCGTCTTTACGAGCGCTCACGGCGTGGAGTTCTTCTTCCAGTGGCTGGCCCAAAAGGGCTGGGACGTGAGGGCCTTTGCCGGCGCGAAAATCGCCGCCGTCGGCCCGGCGACGGCCCGGGAACTGGAAGCCCGTGGCCTCATCGTGGACTTAGTGCCCGACGTTTTCGACAGCGCCCATCTGGCGGAGGCCTTAGCCGCGCGGAAAACTTCCAGCGCCGCGGCGTTTCGCGCGTGGGAGGCGACGGACGTCTTGAGCCGAGAAATGGCCCGGTCGGGATGTCGGCTTGACGAGTACCCGCTGTACCGAAACGAGATGGACGGCGGAGAGGTCGGCAGCCTGAGCGCCGACTGGGTGACCTTTGCCAGCCCGTCGGCCGTCCGCGGGTTCGTCAGGCGATGGAAGGCCCCGGGAGCCCGGGCGCTCTGCATCGGACCGACGACCGCTGAGGAAGCTCAAAAGCTCGGGTTTCAGACCGTCACGGCTCGTCAGGCCAGCTTTGAGAGCATGACGGCGGCGCTGTTGGAACTGGCGCGAAGCGAAAAAGCCACGCAAAAGGAGAGAGCGAATTGAACAACAGACCAAGACGGCTGCGCCGGATGGCTCAGCTGAGAAACCTCGTCGCCGAGACGAGAGTTTCAAAAGACAGCCTCATCTACCCGCTGTTTGTGACCGCCAAGCGGGACGCCAAGGACGAAATCAGCGCCATGCCCGGTCAGTACCACTGGGGCGTGGACAGGCTGCCCGAACTGCTCGACCGACTGGCGGCTCTGGGCGTGAAGTCCCTGCTGTTCTTCGGCCTGCCCGACCACAAAGACGAGATCGGCTCGTCCTCATGGGACGAGAACGGGCCGGTTCAGCAGGCCCTTCGGTGCGCCCGGTTCCGTCACCCGGAAATGACCCTGATCGCCGACGTGTGCCTTTGCGAGTACACGTCTCACGGCCACTGCGGCTGTCTGAAACAGGACGACCGGGGAAGTTGGACGGTGGACAACGACGCCACGCTGCCGCTGCTCGCTCGAGCGGCCCTTTCCCTGCTGGACGCCGGAGCTGACGCGGCGGCCCCGTCCGACATGATGGACGGCCGAGTCGCGGCGCTCCGTCAGGAAATGGACCGTCAGGGATTTCTCGACCGGGCTATCTTCTCCTACGCGGCCAAGTTCGCCTCGTCGTTCTACGGCCCGTTCCGTCAGGCCGCCGGCTCCGCGCCCGCCGTCGGGGACCGCAAAAGCTACCAGATGGACCCGCGCAACGGCCGGGAAGCCATCAAGGAAGCTCTGCTCGACGAGGACGAAGGCGCCGACGTTCTCATTGTCAAGCCCGGTTTGGCTTATTTGGACGTCGTCGCCCGGTTGAGGGAGCGCACCGACCTGCCGATCGCCAGCTACTGGGTAAGCGGCGAGTACAGCATGATCAAAGCGGCCGCGGCTCGCGGCTGGATTGACGAGCGGGCTGTGACCTGCGAAGCGG
This is a stretch of genomic DNA from Jonquetella anthropi DSM 22815. It encodes these proteins:
- the hemC gene encoding hydroxymethylbilane synthase, coding for MRRIWLIGGTSDAKNLADILVAEGFSLLATVATPEGLSFWGERPGLEVRAGRLDEAAMEGLLAQEKFLAVVDGSHPYAQQVTACAREASRRAGVPFFRLGRAATPLPAGAKVFPTAALAAEFLANTSGKIFLTVGSKELEPFAALRGAGERLTVRILPALASLEKCFALGLGPANVIAMTGPFSQATNELQLKESGAAWLVTKDGGAAGGAPEKFAAAEALGVGLVVISRPLEGDEAVDAGRIVQSLKNITGGELTAPAREDVPEQKALVPLFFDLNDGFVLLAGGGPVAARRARALLSCGVRVLMVAPELCAASKQLSGRDGFTWCARQWQESDCHGATVVLAATDDPSINGRIVQTARRLGIPVNRADSRQGNDFVFPAVVRLGSDVAALSTSSLSPARTAKLAARLRAAWPQMCRDVPLGRPLRLASRESELAMAQSRLVAERLHEATGFDVEIIPFRTRGDAVADRRLESAGGKGLFVKELERAILSGQADLAVHSLKDMPSSCPDGLAFAALMDRQTAFDCLVLRPGLTGRPVRIGTSSARRIAQGRALFSDAQFVPLRGNLRTRLSKLDGGEFDALILAEAGLRRLGLQERVSRVFSPDQMIPSAGQGTLAVQCPFDGPVFDLVSQLDEPAVRTCCLAERAFIDRLNGGCTAPHGAYARVDGETIEMIGLYVRPDGKTLSGKISGPAADGPSLAAELADRLKRRGDGL
- the cobA gene encoding uroporphyrinogen-III C-methyltransferase; this translates as MTGAVWLVGAGPGDPGLLTRRGADLLSRADAVVFDRLVSPEILELARPDAELIDVGKSSGSHPVPQEEINGILVRLAQEGKAVVRLKGGDPYLFGRGGEEFSHLTSCGVPVGVVPGITSAFGAAACGGIPVTHRDFASSVTVITCHAKRGSSWKPDWKALAAVGGTLVFLMGTSALEEIAEGLIGAGLDESTPAAVVERGGMKGERTVRGTLGSIAGLARSAGVASPALAVVGGVASLNLDFSDMLPLKDLTVVVTRGASDAPRFAGTLARWGARVLVRPSIDPRADFSSPALSDFRPGQHEWLVFTSAHGVEFFFQWLAQKGWDVRAFAGAKIAAVGPATARELEARGLIVDLVPDVFDSAHLAEALAARKTSSAAAFRAWEATDVLSREMARSGCRLDEYPLYRNEMDGGEVGSLSADWVTFASPSAVRGFVRRWKAPGARALCIGPTTAEEAQKLGFQTVTARQASFESMTAALLELARSEKATQKERAN
- the hemB gene encoding porphobilinogen synthase; translated protein: MNNRPRRLRRMAQLRNLVAETRVSKDSLIYPLFVTAKRDAKDEISAMPGQYHWGVDRLPELLDRLAALGVKSLLFFGLPDHKDEIGSSSWDENGPVQQALRCARFRHPEMTLIADVCLCEYTSHGHCGCLKQDDRGSWTVDNDATLPLLARAALSLLDAGADAAAPSDMMDGRVAALRQEMDRQGFLDRAIFSYAAKFASSFYGPFRQAAGSAPAVGDRKSYQMDPRNGREAIKEALLDEDEGADVLIVKPGLAYLDVVARLRERTDLPIASYWVSGEYSMIKAAAARGWIDERAVTCEAATSIIRAGAGMIITYSAPELAGWIDEGFLR